In the Streptomyces sp. 840.1 genome, one interval contains:
- a CDS encoding AAA family ATPase, giving the protein MQHLSVRVPWHDTGWEGRICADPLGNASCVLLENIGRRRKDELEVEYAGQAFSALPDSLPACAGERGGFLSSRDHVLRTSHPYNHALKTLKGASVPLPAWSVHGIPFRWLNRAMLLDGVMEQQPVDGYSSEAEEHAISALGFEPPWVLHGDNQKAVIDTFFQDVVEGQSLVFFYLKHAPFEDHPRRILVGAALVASVTPPGRWPAEGPTPFPNHMWETVVRHTLRSDGNGGILLPMQALAQIAADGTDVSRALAQAPETCWEFSYGTEHVPSDTAVASLMELKRAAEAAINLGCELPQRSFDWLDEQLRHAWLRRGTAPGLPAVLSLLGVTHPTFAAREVTSAVSDRKDPWPVLERALQGRGGPASVMALATPTRQKVWAALGHDQRQALRLLARFDLTADQVRLVCEQKTTMPLSVEELRADPYTLVTCTVDDADPIRFEAVDRGCFPDLQLTDRHPLPISEPLTDPDDKRRLEAAMATVLLRAQAEGHTLLPLEEMLEGLERLSSVRPLRPSQTVLAAHQLRAEDLDDDLNFNWPQLCRTHVADGTAAYKLRSALWRKHAIREVIDQLRSAARHTAPKDLAATLDSVLDEQGEIAEADRVDEAQARQEKAAALREMYESRFTVLNGPAGTGKTMLVKALVRRPEVLSEGVLLLAPTGKARVQLQNKVGHQAQTLAQFLSKSGRYEGDTARYVITGRLPRERQYGTVVIDEASMLTEDMLAALLDALEPRQRLILVGDPRQLPPIGAGRPFVDLERSARQSPSASWPRVAPGWAELTVLRRQRELGDVRHDLMLARWYSGDERGPGSDEIWQRLRQGENMPTLRAVPWNGRTAAQVVDDVLREEFGVVDDAYGLSFAISYGAGRTQRGARTYPDFSKAAAQCGTWQILSPVRGTAHGTVELNRHLKRDYRGASLENALRKGWDRKVPKPLGAEQIVLGDKVVHTRNGTLSAWSQTESRAAKGYVANGELGVVTGQVKTPRMKRPPWITEVEFSSQLGLRYKYGRIGGEDDVPLELAWALTVHKSQGSEFDTVIVVLPATGRSISRELLYTALTRQTKRVVLCHEGPLDDLIELTRATGSDTARRFTDLIDTPDPRAVMTPSGADCGRVDARLVHVAVNGVMVRSKNEVIVAGILAQLAPGGWVYEQPFKGNDGRTVLPDFTITPLSGPPIYWEHLGMLDNPEYAARWQQRLKWYAQQGVLPEEDGGGPNGILVWTSDEHGVNEPEWRALAQRVIGAAAIRRARPAPSKKTAARPRPERP; this is encoded by the coding sequence GTGCAGCATCTTTCGGTCCGGGTGCCTTGGCACGACACAGGCTGGGAGGGCCGAATCTGCGCCGATCCACTAGGCAATGCGTCGTGCGTGCTACTGGAGAACATCGGGCGGCGGCGAAAGGACGAGCTGGAGGTCGAGTATGCGGGCCAGGCCTTCAGCGCGTTGCCGGACAGCTTGCCCGCGTGTGCCGGTGAGCGGGGCGGGTTTCTGAGCAGCAGAGATCATGTGCTGCGGACGTCCCACCCCTACAACCATGCCCTCAAGACGCTCAAGGGTGCGTCCGTTCCGTTGCCCGCGTGGTCTGTCCACGGCATCCCGTTTCGCTGGCTCAACCGGGCGATGCTTCTGGACGGTGTCATGGAGCAGCAGCCGGTGGACGGCTACAGCTCGGAGGCGGAGGAGCATGCGATCTCCGCGCTGGGCTTCGAACCTCCGTGGGTCCTTCACGGGGACAACCAGAAGGCCGTCATCGACACGTTCTTCCAGGACGTCGTCGAGGGGCAGTCGCTGGTCTTCTTCTATCTCAAGCACGCTCCGTTCGAGGACCATCCTCGTCGAATCCTCGTCGGTGCCGCGTTGGTCGCCTCGGTCACGCCGCCCGGCCGGTGGCCGGCTGAGGGTCCCACCCCGTTCCCCAATCACATGTGGGAGACGGTGGTACGGCACACGCTGCGGTCGGACGGCAATGGAGGCATCCTGCTGCCGATGCAAGCCCTGGCGCAGATCGCCGCTGATGGTACTGATGTCTCGCGCGCCCTGGCGCAGGCCCCGGAGACGTGCTGGGAGTTCTCGTACGGAACCGAGCACGTGCCGTCAGACACAGCAGTCGCCTCGCTGATGGAACTCAAGCGTGCCGCCGAAGCTGCCATCAACCTGGGCTGTGAGCTGCCGCAGCGGTCCTTCGACTGGCTCGACGAGCAGTTGCGCCATGCCTGGCTCCGCCGCGGTACCGCCCCTGGTCTGCCCGCGGTGCTGAGCCTCCTCGGTGTGACTCACCCCACGTTCGCGGCCCGGGAGGTGACGTCTGCCGTCAGCGACAGGAAGGACCCCTGGCCCGTACTGGAACGGGCGCTGCAAGGACGCGGCGGTCCGGCCTCGGTCATGGCGCTGGCCACGCCCACCCGCCAGAAGGTATGGGCCGCGCTTGGACACGATCAACGCCAGGCTCTGAGGCTGTTGGCCCGCTTTGACCTGACTGCAGACCAAGTGCGCCTGGTATGTGAGCAGAAGACCACGATGCCATTGTCCGTGGAGGAGCTGCGCGCGGACCCGTACACCCTGGTGACCTGCACGGTGGACGACGCGGATCCGATCCGCTTCGAAGCCGTGGACCGGGGCTGTTTCCCCGACCTGCAGCTGACGGACCGGCATCCGCTGCCGATCTCGGAGCCGCTCACGGATCCCGACGACAAGCGGCGCCTCGAAGCTGCAATGGCGACAGTGCTGCTGCGCGCCCAGGCAGAGGGGCACACTCTGCTGCCGCTTGAAGAGATGCTGGAGGGTCTGGAGAGGCTGAGCTCCGTCAGGCCATTGCGCCCCAGCCAAACGGTTTTGGCAGCTCACCAGTTGCGTGCCGAGGACCTGGACGACGACTTGAACTTCAACTGGCCGCAGTTGTGCCGGACGCACGTCGCCGATGGTACGGCGGCCTACAAGCTGCGTTCCGCGCTGTGGCGCAAGCATGCAATTCGAGAGGTCATCGACCAGCTCCGCTCCGCGGCCCGGCATACGGCGCCGAAGGATCTCGCGGCCACCCTGGATTCCGTGCTCGACGAGCAAGGTGAGATCGCTGAGGCCGACCGCGTCGACGAGGCCCAGGCGCGGCAGGAGAAGGCCGCGGCCTTGCGTGAGATGTACGAGAGCCGGTTCACCGTGCTCAACGGTCCGGCGGGCACAGGCAAGACCATGCTGGTCAAGGCACTGGTACGACGGCCGGAGGTGCTGTCGGAGGGAGTGCTGCTACTCGCTCCGACGGGCAAGGCACGGGTCCAGTTACAGAACAAGGTCGGCCATCAGGCCCAGACGCTCGCGCAGTTCCTGAGCAAGTCAGGCCGCTATGAAGGCGACACCGCCCGGTACGTGATCACGGGCCGCCTACCCCGCGAGCGCCAGTACGGCACAGTAGTCATCGACGAGGCCTCGATGCTCACGGAGGACATGCTCGCCGCATTGCTCGACGCCTTGGAACCTCGACAGCGCCTGATTCTGGTCGGTGATCCGCGCCAGCTACCGCCCATCGGCGCGGGCCGTCCTTTCGTTGACCTTGAACGCTCAGCACGGCAAAGCCCCAGCGCCTCATGGCCGCGCGTCGCTCCGGGATGGGCCGAACTCACGGTGCTGCGCCGACAGCGCGAGCTGGGCGATGTCCGCCACGACCTCATGCTGGCGCGCTGGTACAGCGGTGACGAGCGCGGGCCGGGCAGCGACGAAATCTGGCAACGTCTCCGCCAAGGCGAGAACATGCCCACGCTCCGCGCAGTTCCTTGGAACGGCCGGACAGCCGCGCAGGTGGTCGATGACGTGCTGAGAGAAGAGTTCGGCGTGGTGGACGACGCCTACGGCCTGAGCTTCGCGATCTCATACGGGGCGGGAAGAACGCAGCGCGGAGCCAGAACGTACCCGGACTTCTCCAAGGCCGCAGCTCAGTGCGGCACTTGGCAGATCCTCAGCCCTGTTCGCGGGACGGCACACGGGACCGTGGAACTCAATCGCCACCTCAAGCGGGACTACCGCGGTGCCTCCCTCGAGAATGCGCTGAGGAAGGGCTGGGATCGCAAGGTGCCCAAGCCGCTGGGTGCGGAGCAGATCGTGCTCGGCGACAAGGTCGTCCATACCCGCAACGGCACGCTCTCCGCTTGGTCGCAGACCGAGAGCCGGGCAGCGAAGGGCTATGTCGCCAACGGCGAACTCGGCGTGGTCACCGGTCAGGTAAAGACCCCGCGTATGAAGAGGCCGCCATGGATTACAGAGGTCGAATTCTCGTCCCAGCTCGGATTGCGTTACAAGTACGGGCGCATCGGCGGCGAAGACGACGTGCCCCTGGAGCTAGCGTGGGCTCTTACCGTGCACAAAAGTCAGGGCAGCGAGTTCGACACCGTCATCGTTGTTCTGCCCGCGACGGGCCGCAGCATCTCGCGGGAGCTGCTGTACACCGCCCTCACCCGCCAGACCAAGAGAGTGGTCCTCTGCCATGAAGGGCCGCTCGACGACCTCATCGAACTGACACGGGCCACCGGATCCGACACCGCCCGCCGGTTCACCGACCTCATCGACACACCGGACCCACGCGCGGTGATGACACCGAGCGGCGCCGATTGCGGACGGGTCGACGCGCGGCTCGTCCACGTAGCGGTCAACGGCGTCATGGTACGAAGCAAGAACGAAGTCATCGTCGCAGGCATCCTCGCACAACTCGCCCCTGGAGGCTGGGTGTACGAGCAACCCTTCAAGGGAAACGATGGCCGCACAGTACTGCCGGACTTCACTATCACGCCGCTGTCCGGGCCTCCCATCTACTGGGAACACCTCGGCATGCTCGACAACCCCGAGTACGCCGCCAGGTGGCAGCAGCGCCTGAAGTGGTACGCGCAGCAGGGCGTCCTCCCCGAAGAAGACGGTGGTGGCCCCAACGGCATCCTGGTCTGGACGAGCGACGAGCACGGCGTGAACGAACCGGAGTGGCGGGCACTCGCCCAACGTGTCATCGGTGCCGCAGCTATCCGCCGAGCCCGGCCTGCGCCCTCGAAGAAGACGGCCGCGCGTCCCCGCCCCGAGCGTCCTTGA
- a CDS encoding 5'-methylthioadenosine/S-adenosylhomocysteine nucleosidase, with the protein MLTGEFGPAGPIIVLTAIGLEYEAVRAHLVDPRRVIHEGTWFEAGEVTGSGHQVVLAEVGPGNRATAAFAERARARFAPRAIIFVGVAGSLKPDVRLGDVVVADKIYAYDGSKQASDAEFARPAAWEPSHGLLQAAKHSLRGTAWTERVRAGAFQPDRLPEVHVKPVAAGETVLNSMNSPLRERLTNVFNDAVAVEMESAGLATAAVLGKVDVLTIRGISDCADGAKASADARGSQQIAAAHAAAAAMAVIAALPGDDDISGATGQEPGPADDAPALAQGPRQVNRADRKGVVNAVQNGNQTINYGPQVTDR; encoded by the coding sequence TTGCTCACAGGTGAGTTCGGACCTGCTGGTCCGATCATTGTACTGACGGCGATCGGTCTGGAGTACGAGGCCGTGCGCGCGCATCTCGTCGATCCGCGCAGGGTGATCCATGAAGGGACGTGGTTCGAAGCCGGAGAGGTGACGGGCTCGGGTCACCAGGTTGTCCTCGCGGAGGTGGGGCCGGGGAACCGAGCGACAGCGGCGTTCGCTGAGCGGGCCAGGGCCCGTTTCGCACCTCGGGCGATCATCTTCGTCGGGGTAGCTGGCAGCCTGAAGCCGGATGTCAGGCTCGGTGATGTCGTGGTCGCGGACAAGATCTACGCCTACGACGGATCGAAGCAGGCGTCCGACGCGGAGTTCGCCCGTCCAGCGGCCTGGGAGCCTTCGCACGGCCTGCTGCAGGCCGCGAAGCACAGCCTGCGCGGAACGGCGTGGACGGAGAGGGTGCGTGCGGGCGCGTTTCAGCCTGACCGGTTGCCTGAGGTCCACGTCAAACCCGTCGCCGCCGGTGAGACCGTCCTGAACTCAATGAACTCCCCACTGCGGGAGCGCCTCACCAACGTCTTTAACGACGCAGTGGCGGTTGAGATGGAGAGCGCGGGGCTGGCGACAGCAGCCGTTCTCGGCAAGGTCGACGTGTTGACGATCCGGGGCATCAGCGACTGCGCGGACGGCGCCAAGGCGTCCGCCGATGCCCGCGGTAGCCAGCAGATCGCAGCCGCACATGCCGCAGCGGCTGCCATGGCTGTCATCGCCGCTCTACCAGGCGACGACGATATAAGCGGCGCCACAGGGCAGGAACCCGGGCCCGCCGATGATGCGCCTGCGCTTGCGCAGGGCCCGAGGCAGGTCAACAGGGCGGATCGAAAAGGGGTGGTCAACGCCGTCCAGAACGGCAACCAGACCATCAATTACGGACCCCAGGTAACTGATCGGTGA
- a CDS encoding NUDIX domain-containing protein: MRRVVFVALLSSDGRLALVADDLPGAVPRWALPSGSVRATEPYREAAVRVLRDAVGAVPARGGTVEGCRWAQVPVPVGWSRREAHVFIFRLAAAGDPPDRLSWRGATRWAGPEQWQELCTRCDLPDVDVLLTGYLEGWIPDGRITLGP; the protein is encoded by the coding sequence ATGCGGCGGGTGGTGTTCGTTGCGTTGCTGAGCTCGGACGGGCGGCTTGCCCTGGTGGCAGACGACCTGCCTGGAGCTGTTCCCCGATGGGCGCTCCCGTCAGGATCCGTCCGAGCCACAGAGCCCTACCGTGAGGCGGCAGTGCGTGTCCTCCGCGATGCAGTCGGCGCGGTGCCGGCCCGCGGGGGCACCGTAGAAGGATGCCGCTGGGCTCAGGTGCCTGTGCCCGTAGGCTGGAGCCGTCGAGAGGCGCACGTGTTCATCTTTCGTCTCGCTGCGGCTGGTGATCCGCCGGACCGTCTGTCGTGGAGGGGAGCGACACGCTGGGCGGGGCCTGAGCAGTGGCAGGAGTTGTGCACACGGTGCGATCTGCCAGATGTGGATGTGCTGTTGACGGGATACCTGGAGGGGTGGATCCCGGACGGGCGGATCACGTTAGGGCCTTGA
- a CDS encoding ATP-binding protein, translating into MRDSMDSAVAPDAAGTSPVQSNTATDGSTVNAVQNGDLTVNYLSGGVELPHVPLEVLHRHALAMARGLCYRPALDGTPVPMLRTDLAAALEELDDLVPAAERMRRAALALRTWAGWVPDSGGLFLTDDAALAAIDLWAQGSELRDSCSTELEAASCLLMESSCDKAWAVQRALSETIDGTAVVVDSMSTLSRSLLAAQRACLPRESERSFEQKQAAGYLTAILKDLHACAFLLSGVCTDTALGARVTGGALIAGGWGTGKSYGVASWVESRVAVGAPTALVCGYQFDGRRGFEQQLAELCGAQRRSSAQELLGALQSHAQSLGLRAVLIIDALNEVDAVRGDPQVAFAALVELAADFPDVTVVATIRMDRPLSVGEYAVDVVRKRQYAFRWNAGVTDPLAAWRMYQNMYNLPPLILPPDIRDLRRPLLLSVLAWSIHHSLEPKDGFVKVPTVGELFQMWLRTLDADWAQRRGHSTVRGAPPLVSRACELIAEAIGVRESIEYRAVLRTLGDSHEFPDQGQLVDWLHCVGVLGIDPIQGHVRFAVQRFAEHVRARNLLYRPRPARAVARLVKDLDGPEQPSVEALRMLEALAGAAPHVGSDLELSRFLPRRRPLQADIVVLESLEGRDPELVLESSVAFVLRKLQQPDAAPWAWYSILVNATYPGHRLGGSFLDKTLNKWGRTQLHQRFVLPVLKLIDHDDGLDLLRRLLAWTRMQDADAHAALDATNLLMWLSAVPYEGLRDVCVRLASDLWLAHPDVAEVQVARFGNHQDAMIAEAAWLAAYGSLVRCSDLPSGQRWLGLVERDESRPHLRIQDSVASIRALWEPCDRRSFPPVLLKLPSSAVLVPGRSRQISRIHALLGSWSPFPEISPLPRLHWLSRRAQYLQPRRLPTNLFRSGSPRVGWPEKVARTKALTMALQEWYAVQASHTAGTLPAAAPGESRAARHHQRTTDPTLSAAWPMRTNASLRSSTWWGTSPGLDSLTGSYPAAIIPCSDVVTVQAPDGQTWLLLHGEFHPRATADLEYLDGSREAYEEDETLPILRVSPNTISTWDHWRSASPARRPAERSAFVEISTLLVRAGSEQLALQKLQTNRFGDALCGNWPGHAYLAEYYRHPDFATLDVSGIPHRPTTVSYPETPAPPPLRGGAALPDRRSVPTRQVVEQLGIHWTGQRLDFIHPATGTLTLTDPSLTEGGPNALLLAPEAADRLADCGWTLLWHIIHTDPSLHECHRYALLKHGKITDIAPLSDQ; encoded by the coding sequence TTGCGTGACAGCATGGATTCCGCAGTGGCGCCCGATGCCGCAGGGACCTCTCCAGTTCAGAGCAACACCGCGACCGATGGGAGCACGGTCAACGCTGTACAGAACGGCGACCTGACAGTCAACTACCTGTCCGGTGGGGTCGAATTGCCGCACGTACCACTGGAAGTGCTCCACCGGCACGCACTGGCTATGGCCAGGGGCCTCTGCTACCGCCCTGCGCTGGATGGAACTCCGGTGCCAATGCTCCGCACCGATCTTGCAGCCGCGCTTGAAGAGCTGGACGATCTTGTCCCAGCGGCCGAGCGGATGCGCCGGGCCGCACTAGCGCTACGGACTTGGGCAGGTTGGGTTCCCGACTCTGGTGGCCTGTTCCTGACTGACGATGCCGCTCTGGCGGCCATCGATCTATGGGCTCAAGGTTCCGAACTGCGCGATTCATGTAGCACGGAGCTGGAAGCTGCTTCCTGCTTGCTGATGGAGTCTTCTTGTGACAAGGCTTGGGCGGTGCAACGGGCACTGTCAGAAACGATAGATGGCACAGCTGTAGTCGTGGACTCCATGTCGACTCTGAGCAGGTCTCTGCTCGCGGCGCAGCGGGCGTGCCTACCCCGCGAGTCCGAGAGATCATTCGAACAGAAGCAGGCCGCAGGTTATCTCACGGCGATTCTGAAGGATCTGCACGCTTGCGCCTTCCTGCTCAGCGGAGTGTGTACGGATACGGCGCTGGGTGCGCGTGTCACGGGCGGTGCGCTGATCGCGGGAGGCTGGGGAACGGGGAAGTCGTACGGTGTGGCCAGCTGGGTCGAGTCCAGGGTCGCTGTCGGGGCACCGACGGCCCTGGTTTGCGGCTACCAATTCGATGGGCGGCGGGGCTTCGAGCAGCAGCTCGCCGAGCTGTGCGGTGCGCAAAGGCGTAGCTCGGCTCAGGAGCTGCTTGGCGCGCTCCAGTCGCATGCCCAGAGCTTGGGACTACGTGCGGTTCTCATTATCGATGCCCTCAACGAGGTGGATGCGGTCAGAGGCGATCCGCAGGTGGCGTTCGCGGCGCTAGTGGAACTCGCTGCTGATTTCCCTGACGTCACGGTGGTGGCCACGATCCGGATGGACCGACCACTGAGCGTGGGGGAGTATGCCGTTGATGTGGTTCGTAAGCGGCAGTACGCGTTCCGATGGAACGCCGGGGTCACGGATCCCCTGGCGGCATGGCGGATGTATCAGAATATGTACAATCTCCCGCCACTGATCCTCCCGCCGGACATCCGGGACCTGCGTCGCCCCCTTCTGCTATCGGTCCTGGCGTGGTCAATTCACCACTCGCTCGAGCCCAAGGACGGTTTCGTCAAGGTGCCAACCGTGGGCGAGCTGTTCCAGATGTGGCTTCGCACGCTGGACGCGGACTGGGCACAGCGCCGCGGGCACAGTACTGTCCGCGGTGCTCCTCCTCTGGTCAGCCGGGCCTGCGAGCTCATCGCGGAGGCTATCGGAGTACGAGAGTCGATTGAGTATCGGGCGGTGCTACGTACTCTCGGTGACAGTCACGAGTTCCCCGACCAAGGACAGCTGGTCGACTGGCTTCACTGCGTGGGAGTTCTCGGTATCGACCCGATCCAGGGCCATGTGCGCTTCGCAGTGCAACGGTTCGCCGAACATGTTCGAGCCCGGAATTTGCTGTACCGGCCTCGACCAGCGCGGGCAGTCGCACGACTGGTCAAGGATCTCGACGGACCGGAACAGCCTTCGGTGGAGGCGCTGCGGATGCTTGAGGCTCTCGCAGGAGCCGCTCCGCATGTAGGCAGCGATTTGGAACTGTCTCGCTTCCTGCCACGGCGCCGCCCGCTCCAGGCCGACATTGTTGTCCTAGAGTCGCTTGAGGGGAGGGACCCTGAGCTTGTTCTCGAGAGCTCGGTTGCATTCGTCCTAAGGAAACTGCAGCAGCCTGATGCTGCACCGTGGGCCTGGTATTCGATCCTGGTCAATGCCACCTATCCGGGGCATCGACTGGGCGGGTCCTTCCTCGACAAGACATTGAACAAGTGGGGCCGCACTCAGCTCCACCAGCGTTTCGTCCTCCCCGTCCTGAAGCTGATCGACCATGACGACGGCCTCGATCTTCTACGAAGGCTCCTGGCGTGGACCAGAATGCAGGACGCGGACGCTCATGCTGCGCTCGATGCCACAAACTTACTCATGTGGCTGAGCGCGGTTCCGTACGAGGGGTTGCGGGACGTGTGCGTGCGCCTAGCATCCGACCTATGGCTGGCCCATCCGGATGTTGCCGAGGTCCAGGTCGCCCGCTTCGGGAACCATCAAGACGCGATGATTGCGGAGGCGGCGTGGCTTGCCGCCTATGGATCCTTGGTCCGGTGCTCGGACCTTCCGTCGGGACAGCGGTGGCTCGGGTTGGTCGAGAGGGACGAGTCACGTCCCCATCTGCGAATCCAGGATTCCGTTGCCAGCATTCGCGCCCTGTGGGAACCCTGCGATCGACGTTCCTTTCCACCCGTACTTCTGAAGTTGCCATCATCGGCAGTCCTTGTTCCCGGCCGGAGCCGCCAGATCAGCCGGATCCATGCCCTCCTCGGGAGCTGGAGCCCGTTCCCTGAGATCTCGCCGCTGCCTCGGCTGCATTGGCTCTCGCGCCGTGCCCAGTACCTGCAGCCGAGGCGGCTGCCGACCAACCTGTTTCGTTCGGGCAGCCCGCGAGTGGGATGGCCTGAGAAGGTGGCCAGGACAAAAGCACTGACCATGGCGCTGCAAGAATGGTATGCGGTGCAGGCCTCTCACACGGCCGGAACGCTTCCCGCAGCGGCTCCCGGTGAGAGCCGCGCAGCACGCCATCACCAGCGCACCACTGACCCGACTCTCTCCGCTGCCTGGCCCATGAGGACCAACGCCAGCCTCAGGTCATCGACCTGGTGGGGAACTTCCCCAGGCCTGGACAGCCTCACAGGGTCGTACCCGGCCGCGATCATTCCGTGCTCGGATGTCGTCACCGTCCAGGCTCCGGACGGCCAGACCTGGCTACTGCTTCACGGCGAGTTCCACCCCCGTGCCACTGCCGACCTCGAATACCTCGACGGTTCTCGTGAGGCCTATGAGGAGGACGAGACTCTACCTATCCTCCGCGTGTCGCCAAACACCATCAGCACATGGGACCACTGGCGGTCCGCCTCTCCGGCCAGGCGACCAGCCGAGCGCAGCGCCTTCGTGGAGATCAGCACTCTGCTCGTTCGCGCCGGAAGCGAGCAGCTGGCCCTCCAAAAATTGCAAACTAATCGATTCGGCGACGCGCTGTGCGGAAACTGGCCCGGCCATGCTTATCTGGCTGAGTACTACCGCCACCCCGACTTCGCCACCTTAGACGTGTCGGGCATTCCTCACAGGCCGACAACCGTCTCTTACCCAGAAACGCCGGCCCCTCCTCCTCTGCGAGGCGGTGCGGCCCTCCCTGATCGGCGGTCGGTACCCACGCGCCAGGTCGTCGAGCAGCTCGGAATTCACTGGACGGGGCAACGCCTGGACTTCATTCATCCCGCTACCGGCACTCTCACATTGACCGACCCGTCACTGACCGAGGGCGGCCCGAATGCCCTGCTTCTGGCACCGGAAGCTGCCGACCGGCTAGCCGACTGCGGGTGGACACTGCTGTGGCACATCATCCACACCGACCCGTCGCTGCATGAGTGCCACAGATATGCCTTGCTGAAGCACGGAAAAATCACTGACATCGCGCCCTTGTCCGATCAATGA
- a CDS encoding 5'-methylthioadenosine/S-adenosylhomocysteine nucleosidase produces the protein MIRPGPRVVVLTALQLEFQAVHAHLTDLESYEHEMGTRVEEGALPGTPWRVALAELGEGNTNAAALTERINSWLKPAAVFFVGVAGAIKDGLELGDVVVATKTYAYQGGKLDPGGFMARPSAWDASHWLEQAARHTLRSGEWTIQIRSRRPQRTPAVQLKPIAAGDVVLNSADNPLSDQLRHTYNDAVAIEMESAGFARAVHLAGHLDALTIRGISDKADGQKHAADAGGNQPQAAAHAAAAAITVITALTPPTGTAASEHLPLTGSNGLGPAGFSHSTGAQTAAHSQGVRWEPVTGTVEVDWRRPGHNSAFSAGPAALEIHLVPVPSGSRIEVRRLAQLSEELMVLGRASGFFTLAEFVASTADDQRAMAAAGGVRQAASGLAVLRTGQRSAWQPLPHDGMGAILDPAVLPQQISQLLTLLTRLPLSDPRSVALGIGVDPAMTVSEDEVSRMPRSRAHPWMRGDLLRVQPDETLTMTDLTSNRDSVAEELTARLLNSFRKPKRGF, from the coding sequence GTGATCCGACCCGGCCCCCGCGTGGTGGTTCTGACCGCGCTTCAACTGGAATTCCAGGCGGTGCACGCCCATCTCACCGACCTGGAGAGCTACGAACACGAGATGGGGACTCGGGTCGAGGAGGGGGCGCTGCCGGGTACGCCCTGGCGGGTGGCGCTCGCCGAACTCGGTGAGGGCAACACCAATGCCGCAGCCCTCACCGAGCGGATCAACTCCTGGCTGAAGCCGGCCGCCGTGTTCTTCGTCGGTGTAGCCGGAGCTATCAAGGACGGCCTCGAACTCGGTGATGTCGTGGTCGCGACCAAGACCTATGCCTACCAGGGAGGCAAGCTGGACCCTGGCGGGTTCATGGCCCGTCCAAGTGCCTGGGATGCCTCCCACTGGCTCGAACAGGCCGCTCGTCACACTCTGCGGTCCGGCGAGTGGACCATCCAGATCCGCAGCCGACGACCACAGCGCACGCCCGCCGTTCAACTCAAGCCCATCGCCGCCGGCGATGTCGTTCTCAACTCCGCAGACAACCCACTGTCGGACCAACTGCGCCACACCTACAACGACGCGGTGGCGATTGAGATGGAGAGCGCAGGTTTCGCCCGGGCAGTACACCTCGCCGGCCACCTGGACGCTCTCACCATCCGAGGCATCAGCGACAAGGCCGACGGGCAAAAGCACGCAGCGGACGCGGGGGGAAACCAGCCGCAAGCAGCAGCACATGCGGCCGCGGCCGCCATCACCGTGATCACGGCGCTCACGCCTCCTACGGGTACGGCCGCCAGCGAGCACCTACCCTTGACCGGTTCCAACGGCTTGGGACCCGCAGGCTTCTCCCACAGCACCGGTGCGCAGACGGCGGCCCACAGTCAGGGAGTGCGGTGGGAACCCGTGACCGGGACCGTCGAGGTGGACTGGCGCAGACCGGGCCACAACTCCGCCTTCAGTGCCGGCCCCGCCGCATTGGAGATCCACCTCGTCCCAGTGCCTTCGGGCAGCCGGATAGAGGTCCGCAGGCTGGCCCAGCTCAGTGAGGAGCTCATGGTCCTCGGGCGCGCGAGCGGATTCTTCACTCTTGCCGAGTTCGTTGCCTCGACTGCCGACGACCAACGGGCAATGGCAGCCGCAGGAGGCGTACGTCAGGCCGCCAGCGGACTTGCGGTGCTGCGCACAGGGCAACGCTCCGCTTGGCAGCCACTCCCCCATGACGGCATGGGAGCCATTCTGGACCCGGCCGTGCTACCCCAGCAGATCTCCCAGTTGTTGACCCTGCTCACCCGGCTTCCCCTGTCTGACCCCAGATCCGTCGCCCTGGGCATCGGGGTCGATCCCGCCATGACGGTCAGCGAAGACGAGGTCAGCCGGATGCCCCGGTCCAGGGCTCATCCCTGGATGAGAGGTGATCTCCTGCGAGTCCAGCCGGACGAAACCCTCACTATGACGGACCTGACCAGTAACAGGGACAGCGTCGCCGAGGAACTCACCGCTCGTCTGCTCAACAGCTTCCGCAAGCCGAAGCGCGGTTTCTGA